TCAAAATACTTGGCATCAAGTTCCTTTGTACCGACCCCAAACACCTTATTGTGGATCGATATTATCGCTCCCCTCATGAAAACAATAACAATAGTCGCCAACATAAGATAAGCAATATTGACCAGTGACGCCCAACCTATTAACTCTGTTAACTGTGAAAGTGTCATCATAATTTCATTCCTATCGGTGTAGCACTGCGTTAAATCTTGTCAGACCTAGTTCAATCTAAACCCGCCAAGATCATTAAGTTTCTTTCTGAAAATAGCTGTTATAAAACTGTTTTGCGGTTCGACCACTTTTACTCGCTCGCACTTGTGCAAAACTTAAT
The Arenicella xantha genome window above contains:
- a CDS encoding DUF6868 family protein, giving the protein MMTLSQLTELIGWASLVNIAYLMLATIVIVFMRGAIISIHNKVFGVGTKELDAKYFDFLSHYKVMTLVFFVAPYIALKIMGQ